A region from the Candidatus Goldiibacteriota bacterium HGW-Goldbacteria-1 genome encodes:
- a CDS encoding GNAT family N-acetyltransferase, translating to MVRKAVLEDAVFIHAAIQKYAAAADLLIKPLADIYSQIREYFICEINGKPAGIIALHIYWSDMAEIRSFVVEKENRMAGAGSMLLKAAMAEAKKMGITKVFALTKIPDYFRKHGFKDEQKAALPQKIWKDCLNCPKFPNCDESAVLYDFNGEKG from the coding sequence GTGGTAAGAAAAGCCGTGCTTGAAGACGCGGTTTTTATACACGCGGCCATACAAAAATATGCCGCCGCGGCTGACCTTCTTATTAAACCGCTTGCGGACATATACTCGCAGATAAGGGAGTATTTTATCTGCGAAATAAACGGCAAACCTGCGGGGATAATTGCCCTGCATATTTACTGGTCAGACATGGCGGAAATAAGGTCGTTTGTTGTGGAAAAAGAAAACCGCATGGCGGGAGCCGGCAGCATGCTTTTAAAGGCTGCAATGGCTGAAGCAAAAAAAATGGGAATAACAAAAGTTTTCGCGCTTACAAAAATACCGGATTATTTCAGGAAACACGGATTTAAGGACGAGCAAAAAGCCGCGCTTCCGCAGAAAATATGGAAAGACTGTTTAAACTGCCCTAAGTTTCCAAACTGCGATGAATCCGCTGTATTATACGATTTTAACGGGGAAAAAGGTTGA
- a CDS encoding 2-oxoacid:ferredoxin oxidoreductase subunit gamma: MTEKIMIAGSGGQGVLTLGLFIARIAAMEKKNATWLPAYGAEKRGGFSHCSVIISDGEIFSPMVENPDTLIVFDQRAYDTYKTRAKADTVVIENSTLVTDDNSSPGKKIKIPALEMANKLDQAKVMNVIVAGAYVAGKKMLGADNAMQTIKASLGKKEAEIMEKNIQAFKAGMEFAEKN; the protein is encoded by the coding sequence ATGACAGAAAAAATAATGATAGCCGGAAGCGGCGGACAGGGTGTTTTAACTTTAGGGCTTTTTATTGCAAGGATAGCGGCAATGGAAAAAAAGAACGCGACATGGCTGCCGGCATACGGTGCTGAAAAGCGCGGCGGGTTTTCGCACTGCAGCGTAATCATCAGCGACGGGGAAATTTTCTCGCCAATGGTGGAAAATCCCGACACGCTTATTGTGTTTGACCAGAGGGCGTATGATACTTATAAAACAAGGGCAAAGGCGGATACCGTGGTGATTGAAAATTCCACCCTGGTAACAGATGATAATTCTTCGCCGGGGAAAAAGATAAAAATTCCCGCGCTGGAAATGGCAAATAAGCTTGATCAGGCAAAGGTAATGAATGTTATTGTGGCGGGCGCTTACGTTGCAGGCAAGAAAATGCTTGGGGCAGACAATGCCATGCAGACAATAAAAGCTTCGCTTGGAAAAAAAGAAGCAGAGATAATGGAAAAAAACATACAGGCCTTTAAGGCGGGGATGGAATTTGCAGAAAAAAATTAA